A genome region from Cognatishimia activa includes the following:
- the maiA gene encoding maleylacetoacetate isomerase, with product MTETVLWDYPKSSASYRLRIALNLLGESYRIETVNLLDGSHRGADHLARNPQGLVPVLDIDGQRLTQSLAILDYLNETRDAGFLPQDSALRATTRALAMSLAVDVHPVCNLSVMKHATGGEEPARTDWMHHFIAPGLRAFEALLGGFPEGDFVNGETPGLAEICLIPQLYNANRWGVPYEDCPRIQALETACGALPAFQDAHPDKV from the coding sequence ATGACTGAGACCGTCCTCTGGGACTACCCCAAATCCTCGGCCAGCTATCGGCTGCGCATTGCCCTGAACCTGCTTGGGGAAAGCTATCGGATCGAAACCGTGAACCTGCTGGATGGCAGCCATCGTGGTGCGGATCATCTGGCGCGCAACCCGCAAGGGCTTGTGCCGGTTCTGGATATTGATGGCCAAAGGTTGACCCAGTCGTTGGCCATTCTCGACTATCTGAACGAGACTCGTGATGCGGGGTTCCTACCGCAGGATTCCGCGTTGCGCGCCACGACGCGTGCTTTGGCGATGTCACTTGCGGTCGATGTGCATCCGGTCTGCAACCTGTCGGTCATGAAGCACGCGACGGGTGGCGAGGAACCTGCGCGCACCGACTGGATGCATCATTTCATCGCCCCCGGGCTGCGTGCTTTTGAGGCTCTGCTGGGTGGCTTCCCCGAGGGTGATTTCGTGAATGGCGAAACGCCTGGGCTGGCCGAGATTTGTCTGATCCCTCAGCTCTACAATGCCAACCGTTGGGGCGTTCCTTATGAAGACTGCCCGCGCATTCAAGCGCTCGAAACCGCTTGTGGCGCGCTTCCTGCCTTTCAAGACGCGCACCCCGACAAGGTCTAA
- the fahA gene encoding fumarylacetoacetase, with the protein MTLMTSWVPSANSAETPFPLNNLPYGVFSVGDAPARCGVAIGDMILDLTEAEAKGLVSLPETAFDAPSWNKLMGMGPSVWADLRAQLTALLGEGGDTSAPLVAQAEAQMHLPFQVTEYTDFYAGKHHAMNVGTMFRGPENALPPNWLHIPIGYNGRASSVVVSGTDVVRPNGQTKAPDADMPSFGPSKRLDIELEMGAIVGTGSELGQPISVAQADEMIFGYVLLNDWSARDIQAWEYQPLGPFQAKAFATSISPWIVTPAALEPFRTSTPEREKDLLPYLQEPSPMLFDIALDVTMAPEGKPATTIAQTNYNRMYYSAAQQLAHHASSGCAMSTGDLLGSGTISGPEKSERGSLLELTWGGKEPLTLDTGEVRTFIEDGDTLTLKGAAKGDGYQIGFGEVVGTIKPAVTFPK; encoded by the coding sequence ATGACTTTGATGACAAGCTGGGTGCCTTCGGCAAATTCTGCAGAAACACCATTTCCGCTCAACAACCTGCCGTATGGCGTGTTCTCTGTTGGGGATGCACCCGCGCGATGTGGCGTTGCGATCGGCGATATGATTCTGGATCTGACCGAGGCGGAGGCCAAAGGTCTCGTCTCCTTGCCAGAGACCGCCTTTGATGCGCCAAGTTGGAACAAGCTGATGGGGATGGGGCCAAGCGTCTGGGCCGATTTGCGCGCTCAGTTGACCGCTCTGCTTGGCGAAGGCGGTGATACCTCGGCGCCGCTGGTTGCGCAGGCTGAGGCGCAGATGCACCTGCCGTTTCAGGTCACCGAATACACAGATTTCTATGCAGGCAAACACCATGCGATGAACGTCGGTACAATGTTCCGCGGTCCGGAAAACGCCTTGCCGCCGAACTGGTTGCATATTCCGATTGGATATAATGGCCGCGCCTCCTCTGTCGTTGTCTCGGGCACAGATGTTGTGCGCCCCAATGGGCAAACGAAAGCGCCTGACGCGGATATGCCAAGCTTTGGCCCAAGCAAGCGGCTGGACATCGAACTGGAAATGGGCGCGATTGTCGGCACCGGATCTGAGCTTGGTCAGCCAATTTCTGTCGCGCAGGCCGATGAGATGATCTTTGGCTACGTGCTGCTGAACGATTGGTCGGCGCGGGACATTCAGGCCTGGGAATACCAGCCACTCGGCCCATTCCAGGCCAAAGCCTTTGCCACCTCGATCAGCCCTTGGATCGTCACGCCTGCCGCGCTTGAACCGTTCCGCACGTCGACCCCAGAGCGGGAAAAAGACCTTCTGCCCTATCTGCAGGAACCGTCCCCGATGCTGTTTGATATCGCGTTGGATGTCACCATGGCACCCGAAGGCAAGCCTGCGACCACGATTGCTCAGACCAACTACAACCGGATGTATTACTCGGCGGCGCAGCAATTGGCGCATCACGCGAGCTCTGGTTGCGCCATGTCGACAGGCGACCTCTTGGGATCGGGCACCATCTCGGGCCCAGAGAAATCCGAACGCGGCAGCCTTTTGGAACTGACATGGGGCGGCAAAGAGCCTCTGACCTTGGACACCGGCGAGGTCCGAACCTTTATCGAGGACGGAGATACCCTGACCCTAAAAGGGGCTGCCAAGGGCGACGGCTATCAAATCGGATTTGGCGAAGTGGTCGGCACCATCAAGCCTGCCGTGACGTTTCCAAAGTAA
- the hmgA gene encoding homogentisate 1,2-dioxygenase: MTKSANSIELHVADTPVGTHAGYMPGFGNDFETEALPGALPQGMNSPQKVNYGLYGEQLSGTAFTAPSHQNERTWCYRIRPSVKHTHRFEKIDLPYWKSAPLVDPDVTSLGQNRWDPVAHSDQPLTWLTGMRTMTTAGDVNTQVGMASHIYLVTESMVDAYFFSADSELLVVPQEGRLRFCTELGVIDLEPQEIAVIPRGLVYRVEVIDGPCRGFVCENYGQKFELPGRGPIGANCMANPRDFKTPVAAFEDREVPSTVTVKWAGQFHETKIGHSPLDVVAWHGNYAPCKYDLRTYCPVGAILFDHPDPSIFTVLTAPSGVEGTANIDFVLFRDRWMVAEDTFRPPWYHKNVMSELMGNIYGVYDAKPEGFVPGGMSLHNMMLPHGPDKQAFEGASNAELEPEYLANTMSFMFETRFPQHLTAFAANEAPLQDDYIDCWADIEKKFDGTPGKK, encoded by the coding sequence ATGACCAAGAGCGCAAACTCGATTGAATTACACGTTGCGGATACGCCTGTGGGGACTCATGCCGGCTATATGCCGGGGTTCGGAAATGACTTTGAAACCGAAGCTCTGCCGGGCGCCTTGCCTCAAGGTATGAACTCGCCGCAAAAGGTGAACTATGGCCTTTACGGAGAGCAGCTGTCTGGAACGGCCTTTACAGCGCCAAGCCACCAGAACGAACGCACATGGTGCTACCGGATCCGCCCGTCTGTGAAACACACGCATCGGTTTGAAAAGATCGATCTGCCCTATTGGAAATCCGCGCCACTGGTTGATCCGGATGTGACCTCTTTAGGTCAAAACCGCTGGGATCCCGTGGCGCATTCCGATCAGCCTCTGACCTGGCTGACTGGTATGCGAACCATGACAACGGCGGGCGATGTGAACACGCAGGTCGGCATGGCGAGCCATATCTATCTGGTCACCGAAAGCATGGTAGATGCCTATTTCTTCTCGGCCGACAGCGAGTTGTTGGTGGTGCCGCAAGAAGGTCGTCTACGGTTTTGCACCGAATTGGGCGTGATCGATCTGGAACCTCAAGAGATCGCCGTGATCCCGCGCGGCTTGGTCTATCGTGTCGAGGTTATCGACGGCCCGTGCCGCGGGTTTGTCTGTGAAAACTATGGTCAAAAGTTCGAACTGCCGGGACGTGGACCGATTGGTGCGAACTGCATGGCGAACCCCCGCGACTTCAAAACGCCTGTAGCTGCCTTCGAGGACCGCGAAGTGCCCTCGACAGTGACCGTGAAATGGGCTGGTCAATTCCACGAAACCAAGATCGGCCATAGCCCGCTGGACGTGGTCGCGTGGCACGGAAACTATGCGCCCTGCAAATACGACCTGCGCACCTATTGCCCCGTCGGAGCGATCCTGTTTGACCACCCTGATCCCTCGATCTTTACGGTCCTCACCGCGCCCTCCGGCGTCGAAGGCACCGCAAATATTGACTTTGTTCTGTTCCGGGATCGCTGGATGGTGGCCGAAGATACCTTCCGTCCACCTTGGTACCACAAGAATGTCATGTCCGAGCTGATGGGCAATATCTATGGCGTCTATGATGCCAAACCCGAGGGCTTTGTACCCGGTGGCATGAGCCTGCATAACATGATGCTGCCGCATGGGCCTGACAAACAGGCTTTTGAGGGCGCGTCCAATGCAGAGCTGGAACCGGAATATCTCGCCAACACCATGTCCTTCATGTTTGAGACGCGCTTCCCGCAGCATCTGACTGCCTTTGCCGCAAACGAAGCCCCCTTGCAGGACGACTACATCGATTGCTGGGCCGACATCGAAAAGAAATTCGATGGCACGCCAGGAAAGAAATAG
- a CDS encoding MarR family winged helix-turn-helix transcriptional regulator, which translates to MTHDDTFELQGFTPYLLNQAAEATGSRFQSIYKSKYGMLRTEWRVLFHLGCYGDMTAKDVCDRAGLHKTKVSRAVSALAQKRFLERHELPEDRRHERLTLTRAGRRAFEDLVEDAQNFDQQLIEHFSEGEIDTLRLMLKKLAEL; encoded by the coding sequence ATGACTCACGATGACACTTTCGAACTTCAGGGCTTCACGCCCTATCTTCTGAACCAGGCTGCAGAGGCCACGGGGTCTCGGTTCCAATCTATCTACAAGTCCAAATACGGAATGCTGCGTACGGAATGGCGCGTGCTGTTCCACCTGGGCTGTTACGGAGACATGACGGCGAAGGACGTTTGCGACCGAGCTGGATTGCATAAAACCAAGGTCAGCCGCGCCGTAAGCGCTTTGGCTCAGAAGAGGTTTCTAGAGCGACATGAATTGCCCGAGGATCGTCGGCACGAACGCCTAACCCTTACACGCGCAGGCCGTCGCGCCTTTGAAGACCTCGTCGAGGACGCGCAAAATTTCGATCAGCAACTTATCGAGCACTTTAGCGAAGGTGAGATAGACACCCTAAGGCTGATGTTGAAAAAACTTGCTGAGCTCTAG
- a CDS encoding bile acid:sodium symporter family protein — translation MEILVEVFLPLSLAIIMLSLGIGLTPSDFRRVVERGWAFGIGALCQLILIPLFAYLIILAFGFTGAIAAGIMLLSFCPGGVTTNVMARLANGDVALSVSLTALISLLSIITVPVLVGWAVTRFMGADVPEFSVTEIAIAMFLITTLPVSIGMLIRYLAPGFADRAEPKLFVLASVLFVVIVLAAIATNWDLFVANFTALGPALAVLSITTMLAGLTIAGVFGLTWAEQKTVAVEVGLQNGTLGITLAPIIAGVATGIPEIGLPAAIYSVIMYLTGIPIVLWLRSRRHES, via the coding sequence ATGGAAATCTTAGTAGAGGTGTTTTTACCGCTATCCTTGGCAATCATTATGCTGAGCCTTGGGATCGGGCTTACGCCTTCAGATTTCAGACGCGTGGTCGAACGGGGCTGGGCTTTTGGCATAGGCGCTCTCTGTCAGCTTATACTCATTCCACTCTTCGCTTATTTAATCATTCTGGCCTTTGGCTTCACGGGTGCCATTGCAGCAGGCATTATGCTTTTGTCCTTTTGCCCCGGCGGCGTCACCACCAACGTCATGGCGCGCTTAGCGAACGGGGATGTGGCTCTGTCGGTTTCGTTGACCGCATTAATCTCTCTTTTGTCCATTATCACGGTGCCGGTTTTGGTGGGCTGGGCGGTTACGCGTTTTATGGGAGCAGATGTGCCTGAATTCTCGGTGACCGAGATCGCAATTGCGATGTTCCTGATCACCACCCTTCCCGTTTCCATCGGAATGCTGATCCGCTACTTGGCGCCCGGTTTCGCGGATCGGGCCGAACCTAAGCTCTTCGTGTTGGCCAGTGTGCTCTTTGTGGTCATTGTTCTGGCTGCCATCGCCACAAACTGGGACCTGTTCGTCGCAAATTTCACCGCCCTTGGGCCTGCATTGGCCGTGTTAAGCATCACGACAATGCTCGCAGGTCTGACGATAGCTGGAGTCTTTGGGCTTACTTGGGCAGAACAGAAAACGGTGGCCGTCGAGGTGGGTCTTCAAAACGGCACATTGGGGATCACGCTGGCACCAATTATCGCAGGCGTGGCAACAGGTATTCCTGAAATCGGCCTGCCCGCGGCGATTTATAGCGTGATCATGTATCTGACTGGGATTCCCATCGTGCTCTGGCTACGGAGCCGACGCCATGAAAGCTGA
- a CDS encoding FAD-binding dehydrogenase — translation MKADVIVVGAGLAGLAAAAELGDRGKHVIVVDQEGPQNLGGQAHWSLGGLFMIDTPEQRRMGIKDSRALALNDWMGSAQFDRPEDDYPRQWAEAYLDFAAGEMRPWLYDMGLRWFPVVGWAERGGSFANGHGNSVPRFHITWGTGPGVLEHFIRRCKEHEAAGLVSFKFRHQVDRIEMQDGAAVGVSGSLLSEDSAVQGAETSREVVGEFRHDAGSVIVASGGIGGNFELIRKVWPKDRLGRAPKSMLSGVPAHVDGRMLGISEEAGGRVINKDRLWFYTEGVKNWDPIWPHHGIRILPGPSSMWFDAEGNRFAPPALPGFDTNGTFKAILDSGYDYSWFILTQKVIKKEFALSGSEQNPDFTDAKWSKVIKERFLAGAKATGPVEKFKEHGEDFVVADTLSELVKGMNALTQDALIDEAHIRAQIEARDSQVDNPFCKDAQVIAIQTARHYRGDKLSRTAKPHRFLDPDNGPLIAVRLNLITRKTLGGLQTNLDSQMVGSNGQVIPGLFAVGEVAGFGGGGYHGYNALEGTFLGGCIFSGRAAGHSKAIS, via the coding sequence ATGAAAGCTGATGTCATCGTTGTTGGCGCAGGGCTCGCAGGCCTTGCCGCGGCAGCCGAACTTGGCGATCGCGGCAAGCATGTCATTGTCGTCGATCAGGAAGGCCCGCAGAACCTGGGCGGTCAGGCGCATTGGTCGCTTGGTGGTCTCTTTATGATCGACACGCCCGAGCAGCGGCGTATGGGGATCAAGGACAGTCGCGCCTTGGCCCTGAATGACTGGATGGGCTCTGCCCAGTTCGATCGACCAGAAGACGACTACCCGCGCCAATGGGCCGAAGCCTATTTAGACTTTGCAGCAGGCGAGATGCGTCCATGGCTTTATGATATGGGGTTGCGCTGGTTTCCGGTGGTTGGATGGGCAGAACGCGGGGGGAGTTTCGCCAATGGCCATGGCAATTCTGTTCCGCGCTTTCATATCACATGGGGCACGGGTCCCGGTGTGCTGGAACACTTCATTCGCAGGTGCAAAGAGCACGAAGCCGCTGGGCTGGTTTCCTTCAAGTTCCGTCATCAAGTCGACCGGATCGAGATGCAAGACGGTGCGGCAGTGGGTGTCAGCGGATCGCTTTTAAGCGAGGATTCTGCGGTACAGGGTGCCGAAACCTCTCGAGAGGTGGTAGGAGAGTTTCGCCATGACGCGGGATCCGTCATCGTGGCCTCTGGCGGCATCGGCGGGAACTTTGAGCTGATCCGCAAAGTCTGGCCGAAGGATCGGCTTGGCCGTGCGCCCAAGTCAATGCTGTCCGGCGTGCCAGCTCATGTAGATGGTAGGATGCTGGGTATCTCAGAAGAAGCCGGCGGCCGTGTTATCAACAAAGACCGACTGTGGTTCTACACCGAAGGCGTCAAAAACTGGGATCCGATCTGGCCGCACCACGGCATTCGGATTCTGCCCGGTCCGTCCTCGATGTGGTTTGACGCAGAGGGTAACCGATTTGCTCCACCTGCCCTTCCCGGCTTTGACACCAATGGCACGTTCAAGGCCATTCTGGACAGCGGGTATGATTACAGCTGGTTCATTCTGACTCAGAAGGTGATCAAAAAAGAGTTTGCCCTGTCTGGGTCGGAACAGAACCCAGACTTCACCGATGCCAAGTGGAGCAAAGTGATCAAAGAACGCTTCTTGGCGGGTGCAAAGGCAACAGGGCCAGTTGAGAAATTCAAAGAACACGGCGAAGATTTCGTCGTAGCGGATACGTTGTCCGAACTGGTCAAGGGCATGAATGCTCTTACCCAGGACGCTTTGATTGACGAAGCGCACATTCGCGCGCAGATCGAGGCGCGGGACTCGCAGGTCGACAACCCGTTTTGCAAAGACGCACAAGTCATCGCGATCCAGACGGCGCGGCACTATCGCGGTGACAAACTCAGCCGCACAGCCAAGCCTCATCGCTTCCTTGATCCCGACAATGGTCCTCTGATTGCGGTGCGCTTGAATCTGATCACACGCAAAACACTCGGAGGCCTGCAGACAAATCTCGACAGCCAGATGGTGGGCTCAAACGGCCAAGTCATCCCGGGCCTATTCGCAGTCGGAGAGGTCGCCGGTTTTGGCGGCGGCGGCTATCACGGATACAATGCACTTGAGGGCACATTTCTAGGGGGTTGCATCTTTTCGGGCCGCGCGGCGGGGCACAGCAAGGCGATTTCCTAA
- a CDS encoding malonate--CoA ligase encodes MSNHLYDALMAPQVLSERCFVRQSGKPDLSFREFATLASRLANRLVEAGLLPGDRVVVQAPKTVEMVALYIATLQAGGVFLPLNTAYKRDELAYFIADATPRIVVCDGGREIEVRAVAGDGHVLTLNSDGRGTLTDGIEGQPGHFDPVPRTKNDLAALLYTSGTTGRSKGAMLTHGNLLSNARALCDLWQITSSDTLIHALPIFHTHGLFVALNTSLLAGVRLDFQTGFDLNAIFGAMHQSTMLMGVPTFYTRLLGDARLTKEATQKMRLFVSGSAPLLAETHEAFTARTGHRILERYGMTETNMITSNPFDGERRAGTVGHPIADIEVRLTNSETGKDVSQGEVGMIEVRGPNVFAGYWNMPEKTAAELRESGFFITGDLGSLSADGYLSIVGRSKDLIITGGYNVYPKEVEDVLNDIEGVVESAVFGVPDADFGEAIIAAVVPKAGAALDPKALALGVEEKLARFKHPRRYELIEALPRNTMGKVQKNLLRETYG; translated from the coding sequence ATGAGTAATCATCTCTACGACGCCCTTATGGCGCCTCAAGTCTTGAGCGAGCGTTGTTTTGTGCGCCAATCGGGTAAACCTGATTTGAGTTTTCGGGAGTTTGCAACACTCGCCTCACGTCTGGCAAATCGACTTGTTGAGGCAGGGCTTTTGCCGGGTGACAGGGTTGTCGTGCAAGCCCCGAAAACCGTTGAAATGGTCGCACTGTATATCGCGACCCTTCAGGCGGGAGGCGTGTTTTTACCTCTGAACACCGCTTACAAGCGGGACGAGTTGGCGTATTTCATCGCGGATGCGACACCAAGAATTGTCGTTTGTGATGGGGGCCGCGAAATCGAAGTGCGGGCTGTGGCTGGTGACGGGCATGTTCTCACGTTGAACTCCGATGGAAGGGGCACTCTGACCGACGGAATCGAAGGCCAGCCTGGTCATTTCGACCCTGTTCCAAGAACTAAGAACGATTTGGCAGCATTGCTTTATACCTCAGGTACAACGGGTCGCAGTAAAGGCGCTATGCTGACCCACGGCAATCTGCTTTCAAATGCGCGCGCTCTCTGTGATCTTTGGCAAATCACAAGTTCTGACACGTTGATCCATGCTCTTCCGATCTTTCATACGCATGGTTTGTTCGTCGCATTGAACACATCTCTTTTGGCGGGAGTTCGTTTGGATTTCCAAACCGGATTTGATCTGAATGCGATATTTGGAGCGATGCACCAGTCCACCATGCTGATGGGCGTGCCGACGTTCTACACGAGGTTGCTCGGGGATGCGCGTTTGACCAAAGAGGCGACGCAGAAGATGCGCCTCTTCGTCTCTGGGAGCGCTCCTTTGCTAGCAGAAACTCATGAAGCCTTCACTGCGCGAACCGGCCACCGGATATTGGAACGTTATGGTATGACAGAAACCAATATGATCACTTCAAACCCATTTGACGGCGAACGGCGGGCAGGCACTGTTGGGCACCCGATTGCTGATATCGAGGTGCGCCTGACTAACTCCGAAACTGGCAAAGATGTCTCTCAAGGCGAGGTCGGCATGATTGAAGTGCGTGGCCCGAATGTTTTTGCGGGCTACTGGAACATGCCGGAGAAAACCGCGGCAGAGTTGCGTGAGTCAGGTTTTTTTATCACCGGTGATCTCGGGTCTCTCAGTGCGGATGGATATCTTTCGATTGTCGGGCGTTCAAAAGACCTGATTATTACAGGCGGTTACAATGTGTATCCCAAAGAAGTCGAGGACGTTCTGAATGACATCGAAGGCGTCGTGGAAAGCGCGGTCTTTGGTGTGCCCGATGCGGATTTTGGTGAAGCGATCATAGCGGCGGTCGTGCCAAAGGCTGGCGCCGCTCTCGACCCAAAGGCCCTGGCGCTTGGGGTCGAGGAGAAGCTCGCACGATTTAAACATCCAAGAAGATATGAATTGATTGAGGCTCTGCCCCGAAACACGATGGGTAAAGTGCAGAAAAACCTTCTGCGCGAGACTTACGGTTAG
- a CDS encoding malonyl-CoA decarboxylase domain-containing protein, with translation MSGRSTFADIVQTLFERRGSKGSALQSRSIEEMCHALLDVEGEVSGIALAEAVLDRYAGMDPDEKLRFFQFLNTDLEIDPAALRAAVSGFQNGQSIEDYRRIGRLAEPRRQELLRRLNQPSGATQALVNMRADLTRAKARDTNLARTDQDFQHLLRSWFNRGFLVLRQINWDTPASILEKIVAYEAVHAIQDWDDLRRRLYPQDRRCFAFFHPSMPDEPLIFVEVALTLGVPHSIQHVLSEHRDQREAEETKVAVFYSISNCQEGLAGVSFGSMLIKQVVAELSRELPQLETFVTLSPIPRLAEWTRSVNGEDPSDDRSVRAAASDYLLTAKDAKGRPFDPVARFHLGNGAQVYAVHAEADLSENGVSQSFGAMVNYQYDLSKIEQNHERFVQDQEVSLAPQFKNSQGMATNRKRILA, from the coding sequence ATGTCGGGTCGCAGCACCTTTGCAGATATTGTGCAGACACTATTTGAGCGGCGGGGGTCAAAAGGCAGTGCGCTTCAGTCTCGGTCCATTGAAGAGATGTGCCATGCGCTCTTGGATGTGGAAGGTGAAGTGTCCGGCATTGCTTTGGCCGAAGCCGTTCTCGACCGCTACGCAGGCATGGACCCGGACGAGAAACTGCGGTTCTTCCAGTTTCTAAATACAGATCTCGAGATCGATCCGGCAGCGTTGCGAGCGGCTGTTAGTGGGTTCCAAAACGGACAGTCTATCGAAGACTATCGCAGAATAGGACGACTAGCCGAGCCGCGACGCCAGGAATTGCTGCGCCGCCTCAATCAGCCGTCAGGCGCCACGCAAGCTCTTGTCAATATGCGGGCGGATTTGACCCGTGCGAAAGCGCGGGATACGAATCTCGCGCGCACTGATCAGGATTTCCAGCATCTTCTGCGCAGCTGGTTCAATCGCGGCTTTCTTGTTTTGCGCCAAATCAACTGGGATACGCCTGCAAGTATTCTGGAAAAGATCGTCGCCTATGAGGCCGTCCACGCCATTCAAGACTGGGATGACCTCAGGCGCAGGCTTTACCCTCAAGATCGGCGCTGTTTCGCGTTTTTTCACCCAAGTATGCCCGACGAGCCTTTGATATTCGTCGAGGTGGCGCTGACGCTGGGTGTTCCACACTCGATCCAGCACGTGCTTTCCGAGCATAGAGACCAACGTGAAGCTGAAGAAACCAAGGTCGCGGTATTCTATTCGATCTCCAATTGCCAAGAGGGCTTGGCGGGCGTGTCCTTTGGCTCGATGCTGATCAAGCAGGTGGTTGCGGAACTGTCGAGAGAATTGCCGCAGCTCGAAACTTTCGTAACTCTCTCGCCAATCCCAAGACTGGCAGAGTGGACGCGATCTGTGAATGGCGAAGACCCATCAGACGATAGGTCTGTCAGAGCAGCAGCCAGCGACTATCTACTGACGGCTAAGGATGCAAAAGGCCGTCCCTTTGATCCTGTAGCGCGGTTTCATCTTGGCAATGGTGCTCAGGTCTATGCGGTGCATGCCGAAGCCGACCTAAGCGAGAACGGCGTGTCGCAATCTTTTGGCGCTATGGTGAACTATCAATATGACTTGTCGAAGATTGAACAGAACCACGAGCGTTTCGTGCAGGACCAAGAGGTCAGCCTCGCACCACAATTCAAAAACTCCCAAGGCATGGCCACAAATAGAAAACGGATCCTCGCATGA
- a CDS encoding YciI family protein, with protein MPLWNDYKTEAKARGALAHELYVVQSTPVGSPEEVRAVLPEHLAYQAEQEAAGNLFLAGPMSDETGDQMQGVGLIIYRAESLNVARSLAENDPMHSKGARSFTLRRWLINEGSLSLSVKLSAQTVQLG; from the coding sequence ATGCCCCTTTGGAATGACTACAAGACCGAGGCCAAAGCACGCGGAGCGCTCGCTCATGAGCTTTATGTGGTGCAGTCAACGCCGGTCGGATCGCCGGAAGAGGTCAGGGCGGTGTTGCCAGAGCATCTGGCGTATCAGGCAGAGCAAGAGGCAGCTGGAAATCTATTCCTTGCAGGGCCCATGTCTGATGAGACAGGTGATCAAATGCAGGGTGTTGGGCTAATCATTTATCGTGCCGAAAGCCTGAATGTCGCGCGCAGTCTGGCCGAAAATGACCCAATGCATTCCAAAGGCGCGCGCAGCTTCACGCTTCGACGCTGGCTGATCAATGAGGGCAGCTTGTCTCTGTCGGTCAAGCTGTCCGCGCAAACGGTTCAATTGGGTTAG
- a CDS encoding fumarylacetoacetate hydrolase family protein has translation MRFLVGTIGPTQSVFAVNGDMAVNLTEAVPAIGRDLAALTASDDLMAQAKEIAETRTGDAVPVSAITPALPIARPPSVLCLGLNYIEHIKEGGYDIPDYPAMFIRTPNSIMAAGAPMVRPACSETLDYEAEMMIIIGKGGRHISEETALEHVFGYTVFNDGSVREYQRKTHQWTPGKNFDDTGAIGPYVVTPDELPEGGKGLKIESRVGSEILQSSNTSNMIWSVAQTIAIMSQFKTLEVGDHIALGTPPGVGHAKKPGPRWLRPGETVDIEIEGIGICSSPIVAEESMTKTEAAE, from the coding sequence ATGCGTTTTCTCGTTGGAACAATCGGACCCACTCAGAGTGTTTTCGCCGTAAACGGAGACATGGCCGTTAATCTGACCGAAGCTGTTCCAGCCATCGGAAGGGATCTCGCAGCACTCACGGCCTCTGATGATCTCATGGCGCAGGCCAAAGAGATTGCCGAAACTCGGACAGGGGATGCGGTCCCAGTTTCGGCAATCACGCCTGCCTTGCCGATCGCACGCCCGCCATCGGTTCTATGCCTTGGCCTGAACTACATCGAACACATCAAAGAGGGCGGCTATGACATTCCGGACTATCCGGCGATGTTCATCCGCACGCCCAATTCGATCATGGCAGCCGGCGCGCCGATGGTGCGCCCTGCCTGCTCTGAAACGCTCGACTATGAGGCCGAGATGATGATCATCATCGGCAAAGGTGGGCGGCATATCTCCGAGGAAACCGCCCTAGAACATGTCTTTGGATACACCGTCTTCAACGACGGCTCCGTACGCGAATATCAGCGCAAAACTCACCAATGGACGCCCGGTAAGAACTTTGATGATACCGGCGCGATTGGGCCTTACGTCGTCACGCCCGATGAGCTGCCTGAGGGCGGAAAGGGTCTGAAAATCGAGAGCCGTGTTGGCTCGGAAATTCTGCAGTCCTCCAATACGTCGAATATGATCTGGTCCGTGGCCCAAACCATCGCGATCATGTCTCAGTTCAAGACACTCGAAGTCGGCGACCACATCGCGCTTGGAACGCCTCCGGGTGTGGGACACGCCAAGAAGCCCGGCCCACGCTGGCTGCGCCCTGGTGAAACTGTGGATATCGAGATCGAAGGTATTGGCATCTGTTCCAGTCCCATCGTCGCCGAAGAGTCCATGACCAAGACCGAGGCGGCTGAATAA